The proteins below are encoded in one region of Cololabis saira isolate AMF1-May2022 chromosome 11, fColSai1.1, whole genome shotgun sequence:
- the kcnv2a gene encoding potassium voltage-gated channel subfamily V member 2 isoform X1, producing the protein MLTHLRARSRSLFPSYKPSSQTQEGPAEHLDLITTFVKPWNSMQDLSRDIYDLYAEYEREEVEDRLPGSPSRILRSPTRHLTLNINVGGMVYLLPYRLAARYPTTRIGRLATYTDHSRKLDLCDDYVVHSNEFFFDRDPKIFHSVFNFYRTGVLCIKDELCPHNFLEEIHYWGVRIKYSQRCCRISFEERQDELNEQLKVQKELLEELELEENEAVYDHMAFGLTRRRIWNLMEKPFSSITAKLMAVASSLFVLVSLVAMTLNTVEEMQYKTPSGQPSGRFYGESVEAFCITFFTLEYLLRLISTPDLKCFGRSVLNTVDLIAILPHYLQMMLECFEDEDMHLHSGDITTVARVGKVGQVLRIMRLMRIFRILKLARHSTGLRAFGFTLRQCYQQVGCLLLFIGMGIFMFSAMVYSVEHDVYNTNFTSMPQAWWWATVSISTVGYGDMLPETNLGRIFAFGCISFGVILNGMPISMLYNKFSDYYIQLKTHEYAMADNARGKVRFIKRVAKKLTEVCDRRSKPGPPGF; encoded by the exons ATGTTGACCCACCTCAGAGCCCGTAGCAGGAGCTTGTTCCCCAGCTACAAGCCCAGCAGCCAGACTCAGGAAGGACCGGCTGAGCACCTGGACTTGATCACAACCTTTGTTAAACCATGGAACTCCATGCAG GATCTGAGCAGAGATATCTATGATCTTTACGCTGAGTATGAACGTGAAGAGGTGGAGGACCGGCTACCAGGGTCACCTTCACGCATCCTGCGCTCTCCTACCAGACACCTAACCCTCAACATCAATGTTGGTGGAATG GTGTACCTCCTGCCCTATAGGTTGGCCGCCAGATATCCGACGACACGGATCGGTCGGTTGGCCACGTACACGGACCACAGCAGGAAACTGGACCTGTGTGATGACTATGTTGTTCACAGCAACGAATTCTTCTTTGACCGAGATCCAAAAATCTTCCACAGCGTTTTTAACTTCTACAG AACTGGGGTGTTGTGCATTAAAGATGAGCTTTGTCCTCACAACTTCTTGGAGGAGATACACTACTGGGGTGTCAGAATCAAATACAGCCAACGCTGCTGCCGCATCTCCTTCGAAGAGCGGCAGGACGAGCTGAATGAACAGCTCAAAGTGCAGAAAGAGCTGCTTGAAGAG ctggagctggaggagaacGAGGCTGTGTATGACCACATGGCCTTCGGTTTGACTCGTAGGAGAATCTGGAATCTGATGGAGAAGCCATTTTCCTCAATCACTGCCAAGCTGATGGCGGTGGCGTCCTCTCTCTTTGTGCTCGTGTCACTGGTTGCCATGACGCTCAACACCGTGGAGGAGATGCAGTACAAG ACACCATCCGGTCAGCCCAGTGGCAGGTTCTATGGAGAGAGTGTCGAGGCGTTCTGCATCACCTTCTTCACCCTGGAGTACCTGCTGCGCCTGATTTCTACCCCTGACCTTAAGTGTTTTGGTCGTAGTGTGCTGAACACTGTGGATCTCATCGCCATCCTGCCACATTACTTGCAAATGATGCTGGAGTGCTTTGAAGATGAGGATATGCACCTACACTCTGGAGACATTACGACTGTAGCACGTGTCGGAAAG GTAGGTCAGGTTCTGAGGATCATGCGTCTGATGAGAATCTTCAGGATCTTGAAGCTGGCTCGTCACTCAACAGGTCTCAGAGCCTTCGGCTTCACGCTGAGACAATGCTACCAGCAG GTGGGCTGTTTACTGCTTTTCATTGGCATGGggattttcatgttttcagcCATGGTTTACAGTGTGGagcatgacgtttacaacaccAACTTCACCTCCATGCCACAGGCATGGTGGTGGGCTACT GTGAGTATTTCTACTGTGGGCTACGGCGACATGCTCCCAGAGACCAACCTCGGACGCATATTCGCCTTTGGCTGCATCTCTTTTGGCGTCATCCTCAACGGCATGCCAATCTCCATGCTTTACAACAAGTTCTCCGACTACTACATCCAACTCAAGACCCATGAGTACGCCATGGCCGACAATGCCCGTGGTAAGGTCCGCTTCATTAAGAGGGTGGCAAAGAAGCTTACAGAAGTCTGTGATCGGAGGTCAAAACCTGGACCACCTGGGTTCTGA
- the kcnv2a gene encoding potassium voltage-gated channel subfamily V member 2 isoform X2 has protein sequence MLTHLRARSRSLFPSYKPSSQTQEGPAEHLDLITTFVKPWNSMQVYLLPYRLAARYPTTRIGRLATYTDHSRKLDLCDDYVVHSNEFFFDRDPKIFHSVFNFYRTGVLCIKDELCPHNFLEEIHYWGVRIKYSQRCCRISFEERQDELNEQLKVQKELLEELELEENEAVYDHMAFGLTRRRIWNLMEKPFSSITAKLMAVASSLFVLVSLVAMTLNTVEEMQYKTPSGQPSGRFYGESVEAFCITFFTLEYLLRLISTPDLKCFGRSVLNTVDLIAILPHYLQMMLECFEDEDMHLHSGDITTVARVGKVGQVLRIMRLMRIFRILKLARHSTGLRAFGFTLRQCYQQVGCLLLFIGMGIFMFSAMVYSVEHDVYNTNFTSMPQAWWWATVSISTVGYGDMLPETNLGRIFAFGCISFGVILNGMPISMLYNKFSDYYIQLKTHEYAMADNARGKVRFIKRVAKKLTEVCDRRSKPGPPGF, from the exons ATGTTGACCCACCTCAGAGCCCGTAGCAGGAGCTTGTTCCCCAGCTACAAGCCCAGCAGCCAGACTCAGGAAGGACCGGCTGAGCACCTGGACTTGATCACAACCTTTGTTAAACCATGGAACTCCATGCAG GTGTACCTCCTGCCCTATAGGTTGGCCGCCAGATATCCGACGACACGGATCGGTCGGTTGGCCACGTACACGGACCACAGCAGGAAACTGGACCTGTGTGATGACTATGTTGTTCACAGCAACGAATTCTTCTTTGACCGAGATCCAAAAATCTTCCACAGCGTTTTTAACTTCTACAG AACTGGGGTGTTGTGCATTAAAGATGAGCTTTGTCCTCACAACTTCTTGGAGGAGATACACTACTGGGGTGTCAGAATCAAATACAGCCAACGCTGCTGCCGCATCTCCTTCGAAGAGCGGCAGGACGAGCTGAATGAACAGCTCAAAGTGCAGAAAGAGCTGCTTGAAGAG ctggagctggaggagaacGAGGCTGTGTATGACCACATGGCCTTCGGTTTGACTCGTAGGAGAATCTGGAATCTGATGGAGAAGCCATTTTCCTCAATCACTGCCAAGCTGATGGCGGTGGCGTCCTCTCTCTTTGTGCTCGTGTCACTGGTTGCCATGACGCTCAACACCGTGGAGGAGATGCAGTACAAG ACACCATCCGGTCAGCCCAGTGGCAGGTTCTATGGAGAGAGTGTCGAGGCGTTCTGCATCACCTTCTTCACCCTGGAGTACCTGCTGCGCCTGATTTCTACCCCTGACCTTAAGTGTTTTGGTCGTAGTGTGCTGAACACTGTGGATCTCATCGCCATCCTGCCACATTACTTGCAAATGATGCTGGAGTGCTTTGAAGATGAGGATATGCACCTACACTCTGGAGACATTACGACTGTAGCACGTGTCGGAAAG GTAGGTCAGGTTCTGAGGATCATGCGTCTGATGAGAATCTTCAGGATCTTGAAGCTGGCTCGTCACTCAACAGGTCTCAGAGCCTTCGGCTTCACGCTGAGACAATGCTACCAGCAG GTGGGCTGTTTACTGCTTTTCATTGGCATGGggattttcatgttttcagcCATGGTTTACAGTGTGGagcatgacgtttacaacaccAACTTCACCTCCATGCCACAGGCATGGTGGTGGGCTACT GTGAGTATTTCTACTGTGGGCTACGGCGACATGCTCCCAGAGACCAACCTCGGACGCATATTCGCCTTTGGCTGCATCTCTTTTGGCGTCATCCTCAACGGCATGCCAATCTCCATGCTTTACAACAAGTTCTCCGACTACTACATCCAACTCAAGACCCATGAGTACGCCATGGCCGACAATGCCCGTGGTAAGGTCCGCTTCATTAAGAGGGTGGCAAAGAAGCTTACAGAAGTCTGTGATCGGAGGTCAAAACCTGGACCACCTGGGTTCTGA